TAGATAGAACTAGAGCAGAAGAGCGAATGACACTAAGGCATAAAAATACAGGGAAATGGGCTAAATCTAAGCAAATTATGGCAAAATATGATAAAGAAGTAAGTATAGCATATACTGTAAAACTGTTAATTAGTTAATATACATAGAATAGAATAgtgtatttaaaaagattaaatattcatttattttggaTTTAACACAATGTTGATATAACTatcttttattgtttattaaataataatataattgcaaatatttgttaaaattattgagGACAAACTATATGTTTTTGtgaatattatcttttatatgtataaaaatgtatttcttcttcaatataatatagtattaataaCTTACTCTTAATGTTATTAGGCTCGACAAGAACTTGCACAACAATTATCAGTTGGTCGAGAATTAACtcagaaattaagaaaatcaaATGATAGTGAAGAAGAAGATGCAGGTGATGATACATTTGTACAAAAGCTTTTAGTTAATGATAAAGAAAATCCTTGGGTAGGCAATATTAAAACTGAATCAGAAGTCAATGAATTTGTTAAAAGTTATCGTAAATATTGGGATGATCAAAATAGgaagttagaaaataaattagaaaataaacaaacggATAATTCATTAAAGGATACACAACCTGATGGTATTTTAAATGGTATGTTTACAAAAGTGATAgtattatcaataatataaGTGATAGAATTATCAAAaatctgtattttttattattaaaatctattaCACAGGCAAAGATACTGACATTGATATAGACTTTTCTGAAACTCAAAACAATGAAAAGATACAAGAAGTTGTAAATTTTAGTGAGCAGACGATTTCATTAGCAGATACTAGTTTGAAAGGTATGTTTGCAGATGTAAATCTATTAAGTAGTagctacaaattttattaatgaatgTTTTTTTCAGACaacaatagtaataataagCAATCACTTGAAATTGACAGtcacaatgaaaatttaacaataacagaatttaatgttgaaaatacaaagaataatTCACATAACAGAATTACACAAAAGAGTATATTAGATAGCaataaaaaatctaataaaataaattcaaataatgtTATAGCCACATCTAGTTGGATAGTGGAATCTATAGAAAATACTAATGTAGAAAGCGTCATTAATTCTTTGACATCTAATATAACAAATAGTGAAAAAATagctaaaatatttgatttcatGGAAGAAAAGATTCAAGATCAGATTAAATTGAAACTTGAACGTGTTACTCAGAATTATGACAAAgcaaaaaataagaagaaaagaaaatctagAAACATTGAATTTGAAGAAGATAATTTCGATGGCCTTGAAATGcaagagaaaaaacaaaaacctACTTTAGATTTAGGTTTAGATGAAAgtgttaacaaaaataattcagaagCGGATACTGAAttagaaaaagttaaaaaaataaggCATGATAACACTTTATCTATAGATAAATCAAATACTTCTTCTAAAGTAGAAATAGATccaaataaatacataaacgtAAAACCTAAGCATCTACATACAGATATCCCAAATGATATTACTGGAGGTAATGATGTTTTAGATGACAgtgaagatgaagaagaaaaacgtaaTGTAGTAAGTGAAGCATTTGCAGATGATGATGTCATAGAAGAGTttaggagagaaaaagaagaagaggtaAGTTAAAAAAATTGGTATTATGATGCGGTATCAATTTTATCCAGaatctttcataaattataatatcaaatctATGTACAGGTGAAAAAGTCTCAACCTCAGGATATCGATTTAACTTTACCTGGATGGGGAAGTTGGggtggaaaaaatattaaaatttcaggaCGCAAAAAGagacgttttattttaaaggtACCTAAAGATTTACCtcgaaaagatgaaaataaaggtGATGtgataatatttgaagaagATAATCCTAAAATAAAGGAACATCAGGTTAATGAATTGCCATATCCATTTTCAAGCGTTAATGATTATGAGGCTAGCATCAGAATGCCAATTGGAAGAAATTTTGTGTCTGAAAATTCTCACAGAAAACTAATTGATCCCTCTATTAAAACAAGTATGGGAAGGATTATTGAACCAATGACTGAAGATGTTTTAGTTAAAACAGGTGATAAAAGgaatcgaaaatttattcctaagaaaacaaataaaaaacagaagataagacaaataaaaacaaataagcaaacaataaaataaatcagaaaaaattatgttgtaaaaaaatctttcaaacagaatcattttttttaaaatgtatagtataaaatgtatgtaatataataattttatatttcctccTTTTGCCTATTATTGGTTGTTGGTCAGttgaataaacaaataaataagtcggataaataaaagtagatattgataatgaaatatgtacagtgtaaaatgaatttttattatattttacaatcaagtggaatttatatagaaaacaGTTATCAGACtatataattcttaaaattaatagaattagaaattattaatatattttattttttgtaaaatacttgcacttttatatatacactATCATACataagtatttgaacatttcaaaattattgcaaatatataaaatacacttCAAATAAAGCTCTCTAATCTAATTTTCATCTGTGATCTTATCTCAAGCATAGTTAATAGATATTGGTAAAAGCAataattagtattaattagaaaaacaaTAATTGAAGCATAAATTAGAAAGCAATAATTGAAGGTGGATGAAAATTGCTTCTaacgaaacatttaatttaaatgacTTTAAATGTATCTATTCAATCTTGAGAACCTAAATCGATTGAAATATGTGCTTCTAATCATATTctaaaagtttatataaattatgttcttATTAATGATAGATACAACACTTGATTGATGCAGGTATATGTATGCttttttcagtttcaatttagcagaatatataatatagaatatacataatataaatataataatatataatatacataatatagaatattgaaTCCCAGTTATGgtaagaaataaagaattaacaGTAGAGAAATGTTCTTCTATCATAATGttgaaagtttaataaaaatatcaatgtttTGTTTGGACTGCATTAAGTATCGAAATACTTATCGCAATGGttatataagtaaaaaaaatacatattatatgtaatacatatatataacaaattcgaattttatgtgttgaaaatagcaaaatgaatagagatatattttaaatataattggtTGATGCGCATGCGCCAAAAAGTAGTTTGTGATTGGCAGAACGATGGATATACGCATCCAATAGAGATAGTAGGTAAGAAAGAGCATCGTGCAAAGGAGTAGGAAAAAGATGGGAACTACCATATTGCGCACGCAAACGAGAGTGAGAGAGATAGAAATCACCGCCAGTATGATTACTCGATCACTTGTTCTCAGTAGTAAAGCAAAGTTCGGTGAGACTGTTCGTTTATCGTACATTTGGAGCGAAACACAAACTCAAgaaggaaatttttgtttgttttcacATATATCGTAgtgcgaataaaattttgtgcCTCCAAAGGATGGCAGCCACCAAAGACGACAGCACCGACAGTGTGCAATTTTTCGAAGGAGTGGAGAAACTCCTTGAGATTTGGTTCACAAGCAGCAGTAGCATAAACAGAAAGCAGGGCGATCTTAGGCAGATTCCTCAGTGAGTTGAAACATGCTATCTCTCTCATATTTAATCAACTGTTTCCTCTAGTCGTagtaatcttttaaatttaatcatataatttcatgtaaaatttcattgtaacaTTACTCCACgtaatatcaattttgtataatacagtttaataaaaatattcaaatttttagtTATATTCGAACGTCAATTTATTTACGAAAGCGTAATGC
This sequence is a window from Bombus pyrosoma isolate SC7728 linkage group LG10, ASM1482585v1, whole genome shotgun sequence. Protein-coding genes within it:
- the LOC122571752 gene encoding U3 small nucleolar RNA-associated protein 14 homolog A produces the protein MDLSTNYLEDLDDTDKDVSESHNKLLEAVSQLDKGQRVKKAERSEPTLEVSEFHLVKSGVFDQDAVHVYDLARALGKKGHHHEIIRNLQAIKKKVQVLPKPLEKPAADRIKRVVGFKNTKQELKKWNAVITRNRTAESLHFPLNQSSMQFEPSTEFVKRFRLQSDLEKELAALKPQKENVEQKHDEFSLTLKEVIMKRKEAARIRAQQSYREAKAHRQNKIKSKKFHRIQRKERIKLQLREFEELQKTNPEAALEKLEQLDRTRAEERMTLRHKNTGKWAKSKQIMAKYDKEARQELAQQLSVGRELTQKLRKSNDSEEEDAGDDTFVQKLLVNDKENPWVGNIKTESEVNEFVKSYRKYWDDQNRKLENKLENKQTDNSLKDTQPDGILNGKDTDIDIDFSETQNNEKIQEVVNFSEQTISLADTSLKDNNSNNKQSLEIDSHNENLTITEFNVENTKNNSHNRITQKSILDSNKKSNKINSNNVIATSSWIVESIENTNVESVINSLTSNITNSEKIAKIFDFMEEKIQDQIKLKLERVTQNYDKAKNKKKRKSRNIEFEEDNFDGLEMQEKKQKPTLDLGLDESVNKNNSEADTELEKVKKIRHDNTLSIDKSNTSSKVEIDPNKYINVKPKHLHTDIPNDITGGNDVLDDSEDEEEKRNVVSEAFADDDVIEEFRREKEEEVKKSQPQDIDLTLPGWGSWGGKNIKISGRKKRRFILKVPKDLPRKDENKGDVIIFEEDNPKIKEHQVNELPYPFSSVNDYEASIRMPIGRNFVSENSHRKLIDPSIKTSMGRIIEPMTEDVLVKTGDKRNRKFIPKKTNKKQKIRQIKTNKQTIK